One window of the Actinomycetes bacterium genome contains the following:
- a CDS encoding Crp/Fnr family transcriptional regulator produces MEWRLLEGLTETDRSRVLASAQRLSFAAGETVFTEGEPGSSLLLIESGHVAVRVATATGEVATLTVLAPGDAFGEMALLRRSSRRTATAVALETTVALALERSAFARLRAEQPSVERLLVAVLAARVNRLSAHLVEALYLPVDKRLLRRLVELCRVYGGPGATRVVIPLTQEDLAGLAGTTRPTVNSVLRSLQDAGTVSLSRGRVEVRDVAALMAACR; encoded by the coding sequence GTGGAGTGGCGACTGCTCGAGGGGCTCACGGAGACCGACCGTTCCCGCGTCCTCGCGTCGGCGCAGCGGTTGAGCTTCGCGGCCGGGGAGACCGTGTTCACCGAGGGGGAGCCGGGCTCGTCCCTGCTCCTCATCGAGTCGGGGCATGTCGCCGTCAGGGTCGCGACCGCCACGGGGGAGGTCGCGACCCTGACGGTGCTGGCGCCGGGCGACGCCTTCGGCGAGATGGCCCTGCTGCGCCGCTCGTCGCGACGTACCGCGACCGCGGTGGCGCTGGAGACCACCGTGGCCCTGGCGCTCGAACGGTCGGCCTTCGCCCGGCTCCGCGCGGAGCAGCCCTCGGTGGAACGCCTGCTCGTGGCGGTCCTCGCGGCCAGGGTGAACCGGCTGTCGGCACACCTCGTCGAGGCGCTCTACCTCCCCGTCGACAAGCGCCTGCTGCGTCGCCTCGTCGAGCTGTGCCGGGTTTATGGTGGCCCGGGAGCCACCCGGGTGGTGATCCCGCTGACCCAGGAGGACCTCGCCGGGCTCGCCGGGACGACCCGACCGACCGTGAACAGCGTCCTGCGCTCGCTGCAGGACGCGGGCACGGTGTCCCTGTCGCGTGGCCGGGTCGAGGTTCGCGACGTCGCCGCGCTCATGGCCGCCTGCAGATGA
- a CDS encoding VOC family protein: MIDHVSIQCADVAASAAFYDAVLEPLGGSRVMDFGDFIGYGVPPKPDFWVGPQVTGEGFRENHLAFVAPDRAAVDAFFAAAEAKGAEVLHAPRLWPEYHENYYGAFVRDPDGNNVEAVCHAP; the protein is encoded by the coding sequence ATGATCGACCACGTCTCCATCCAGTGTGCCGATGTCGCCGCCAGCGCGGCCTTCTACGACGCGGTGCTCGAGCCCCTCGGCGGGTCCCGGGTCATGGACTTCGGCGACTTCATCGGGTACGGCGTCCCGCCCAAGCCGGACTTCTGGGTCGGCCCCCAGGTCACCGGTGAGGGCTTCCGGGAGAACCACCTCGCGTTCGTGGCCCCGGACCGGGCGGCCGTCGACGCCTTCTTCGCCGCAGCCGAGGCCAAGGGTGCAGAGGTGTTGCACGCGCCCCGGCTGTGGCCGGAGTACCACGAGAACTACTACGGGGCCTTCGTCCGCGACCCCGACGGCAACAACGTGGAAGCCGTCTGCCACGCGCCCTAG
- a CDS encoding DUF4242 domain-containing protein: MPLYMDRHTIAGGVAVADVAQAHKADLETQDRYGVTYKAYWVDEKQGNIFCLVEAPDAETAERVHREAHGLVADEILEVVEGS; this comes from the coding sequence ATGCCGCTGTACATGGACCGGCACACGATCGCAGGGGGCGTGGCCGTGGCCGACGTCGCCCAGGCGCACAAGGCGGACCTGGAGACGCAGGACCGCTACGGCGTGACCTACAAGGCGTACTGGGTGGATGAGAAGCAGGGCAACATCTTCTGCCTGGTGGAGGCACCGGACGCCGAGACCGCCGAGCGGGTCCACCGCGAGGCGCACGGCCTCGTGGCCGACGAGATCCTCGAGGTCGTCGAAGGCAGCTGA
- a CDS encoding glucosidase — protein sequence MKDAERDRLEQAREGVPWRRWGPYLSERQWGTVREDYSENGDAWNYFSHDQARSRAYRWGEDGLAGISDDKGLLCLALAFWNGEDPILKERLFGLTNSEGNHGEDVKEYYFYVDNTPTHSWMRWRYMYPQAAYPYADLVSTNASRGPHDFEYELLDTGVFDDDRYFEIVADFAKAGTDDLLVSVTVTNHGPDDAPIHVLPTLWFRNTWSWGERTPKPSLEALPGARPCVRATHDRLGEYYLHVAHDVPLLFCDNEHNRERLWGEPNDGPYVKDGIGRAVVEGEPHTVNASSGTKVAAHHELTVPAGGSVEVRVRLTAEAPSGDAFADFDEVMARRADEADAFYTTVIPPKLDEDQALVVRQALAGMLWTKQHYYFDLDLWLREHSGHPLRPPTRHGVRNQQWFDMINDDVISMPDKWEYPWYAAWDLAFHTLPLAMVDPDFARQQLSLMLSGPYLHPNGQIPAYEWNFDDVNPPVHAWALAMLTGIGVDPSKPSIENRVVLEEAFAKLLLNFTWWVNRKDPTGRNLFQGGFLGLDNIGVFDRSARLPGGGTLEQSDGTAWMAFYSQSMLELSILLALDEPAYEGFVAKFVQHFFQIATAMDPLGDHPDEMWDEEQGFYYDVLRMPDGSGRRIRVNSLVGLLPLCATAVVPEEVLSRFPSVMEQVRTYLTRNEDLLGNVADPRVPGVKGRRLLALVDERKLRLILRRMLDEDRFLGPHGIRSVSRWHLDHPYSLQMDGQTYSVQYEPAESTTRMFGGNSNWRGPVWFPINVLIVRALLQFYLYYGDDFLVECPTGSGQQMTLYEVAEELSRRLVSTFTRDASGHRPVFGGSTKFQEDPAWRDNVLFHEYFHGDNGAGLGASHQTGWTGVVARLAQLFASTDAEEVLNGPVRPLATPYRPRDDSA from the coding sequence ATGAAGGACGCGGAGCGCGACCGGCTCGAGCAGGCGCGCGAGGGGGTCCCCTGGCGCCGCTGGGGGCCCTACCTGAGCGAGCGCCAGTGGGGGACGGTTCGCGAGGACTACAGCGAGAACGGCGACGCGTGGAACTACTTCAGCCACGACCAGGCGCGCTCCCGCGCCTATCGCTGGGGCGAGGATGGGCTCGCGGGCATCAGCGACGACAAGGGCCTGCTCTGCCTGGCGCTGGCGTTCTGGAACGGCGAGGACCCCATCCTCAAGGAGCGGCTCTTCGGGCTCACCAACTCCGAGGGAAACCACGGCGAGGACGTGAAGGAGTACTACTTCTACGTCGACAACACGCCGACCCACTCGTGGATGCGCTGGCGCTACATGTACCCGCAGGCGGCGTACCCGTACGCCGACCTCGTCAGCACGAACGCCTCCCGTGGGCCGCACGACTTCGAGTACGAGCTCCTCGACACGGGCGTCTTCGACGACGACCGGTACTTCGAGATCGTGGCCGACTTCGCCAAGGCCGGAACCGACGACCTGCTGGTCTCGGTCACCGTGACCAACCACGGCCCCGACGACGCGCCGATCCACGTGCTGCCGACGCTGTGGTTCCGCAACACCTGGTCGTGGGGGGAACGCACGCCGAAGCCGTCGCTGGAGGCACTGCCCGGCGCACGCCCGTGCGTCCGTGCCACCCACGACCGACTCGGCGAGTACTACCTGCACGTGGCGCACGACGTGCCGCTGCTGTTCTGCGACAACGAGCACAACCGTGAGCGGCTGTGGGGCGAGCCGAATGACGGGCCTTACGTCAAGGACGGCATCGGCCGCGCCGTGGTCGAGGGCGAGCCGCACACGGTGAACGCCTCCTCGGGCACCAAGGTGGCGGCCCACCACGAGCTCACGGTGCCGGCCGGGGGGTCGGTCGAGGTGCGCGTACGGCTGACCGCCGAGGCGCCGTCCGGCGACGCCTTCGCCGACTTCGACGAGGTGATGGCGCGACGAGCCGACGAGGCAGACGCCTTCTACACCACCGTGATCCCGCCGAAGCTCGACGAGGACCAGGCGCTCGTCGTGCGCCAGGCGCTGGCGGGGATGCTGTGGACCAAGCAGCACTACTACTTCGACCTCGACCTGTGGCTGCGCGAGCACTCGGGCCACCCGCTGCGCCCGCCAACCCGGCACGGCGTACGCAACCAGCAGTGGTTCGACATGATCAACGACGACGTGATCTCGATGCCGGACAAGTGGGAGTACCCCTGGTACGCGGCGTGGGACCTCGCCTTCCACACGCTGCCGCTCGCGATGGTCGACCCCGACTTCGCTCGCCAGCAGCTGTCGTTGATGCTCTCGGGGCCGTACCTGCACCCCAACGGCCAGATCCCCGCCTACGAGTGGAACTTCGACGACGTCAACCCGCCGGTGCACGCCTGGGCGCTGGCCATGCTCACCGGCATCGGCGTCGACCCCAGCAAGCCGTCGATCGAGAACCGGGTGGTCCTCGAGGAGGCGTTCGCCAAGCTGCTCCTGAACTTCACCTGGTGGGTCAACCGCAAGGACCCCACCGGGCGCAACCTGTTCCAGGGCGGGTTCCTCGGCCTGGACAACATCGGGGTGTTCGACCGCAGCGCGCGCCTGCCCGGAGGCGGGACGCTGGAGCAGTCGGACGGCACCGCATGGATGGCGTTCTACAGCCAGTCGATGCTCGAGCTGTCGATCCTGCTCGCGCTCGACGAGCCGGCGTACGAGGGATTCGTCGCGAAGTTCGTGCAGCACTTCTTCCAGATCGCGACCGCGATGGACCCCCTCGGCGACCATCCCGACGAGATGTGGGACGAGGAGCAGGGCTTCTACTACGACGTGCTGCGGATGCCCGACGGCAGCGGGCGGCGCATCCGGGTCAACTCCCTCGTCGGTCTGCTGCCGCTGTGCGCGACGGCGGTCGTTCCCGAAGAGGTGCTGAGCCGCTTCCCCTCCGTGATGGAGCAGGTGCGCACCTACCTGACGCGCAACGAGGACCTGCTCGGCAACGTCGCGGACCCGCGGGTGCCTGGGGTCAAGGGCCGTCGGCTGCTCGCGCTGGTCGACGAGCGCAAGCTGCGGCTGATCCTGCGCCGGATGCTCGACGAGGACCGCTTCCTTGGCCCACACGGGATCCGGTCGGTGTCGCGCTGGCACCTCGACCACCCGTACTCGCTGCAGATGGACGGCCAGACCTATTCCGTCCAGTACGAGCCGGCCGAGTCGACCACGCGCATGTTCGGCGGGAACTCGAACTGGCGCGGCCCCGTCTGGTTCCCGATCAACGTGCTCATCGTGCGTGCGCTGCTGCAGTTCTACCTCTACTACGGCGACGACTTCCTCGTGGAGTGCCCGACCGGGTCCGGGCAGCAGATGACCCTGTACGAGGTCGCCGAGGAGCTGAGCCGCCGCCTGGTGAGCACCTTCACGCGCGACGCTTCCGGTCACCGCCCGGTCTTCGGCGGGAGCACGAAGTTCCAGGAGGACCCGGCCTGGCGGGACAACGTGCTGTTCCACGAGTACTTCCACGGGGACAACGGCGCCGGCCTCGGCGCGTCGCACCAGACCGGGTGGACCGGCGTGGTGGCCCGGCTGGCGCAGCTGTTCGCGTCCACCGACGCCGAGGAGGTCCTCAACGGCCCGGTCCGACCGCTGGCGACGCCGTATCGACCGCGGGACGACAGCGCCTAG
- a CDS encoding alpha-amylase, translated as MTWPEPPTVFEVNTAVWLGEVSRRVGHRVTLGEVPRGEWDALVRPGVNVVWLMGVWQRSEAGRAIALLDDGLRRSWSTSLPGWADSDVVGSPYCIRDYVPDALVGTWADLKHARGQLRARGARLMLDWVPNHMAPDSPWLEREPAAFIHGTPADLTADDKAYVAVGTGVFARGKDPYFAPWPDVVQVNAFAPQLRELAARTLTRIAEHADAVRCDMAMLMLDDVVRATWGDRAGQPLPTQYWTDVIARVHERNPDFRFVAEAYWDREWDLQQLGFAYCYDKRLYDRMRGGDPGAVRGHLGAPLDYQARLVRFLENHDEPRAATTFLPAGYERVAAVAIATLPGMTLWHQGQAEGRQVFCPVFLGRRPDEVPDADLAAFHHQLWALAARVRVGQWSLRPVHGWPDNPSADRLAAWTWTDGDRLSLVVVNLSEARADGMVDVGHGAAAGRRVRLTDLLDGTTYERDGDDLAGGGLYVARDGWGAHVLTLDASG; from the coding sequence GTGACCTGGCCGGAGCCCCCGACGGTGTTCGAGGTGAACACGGCCGTCTGGCTCGGCGAGGTCAGCCGGCGGGTCGGGCACCGCGTCACCCTCGGCGAGGTCCCGCGCGGCGAGTGGGACGCGCTGGTACGTCCAGGCGTCAACGTCGTGTGGCTGATGGGCGTCTGGCAGCGCAGCGAGGCGGGCCGAGCCATCGCTCTGCTCGACGACGGCCTGCGCCGCTCCTGGTCGACCTCCCTGCCCGGCTGGGCCGACTCCGACGTCGTCGGGTCGCCGTACTGCATCCGCGACTACGTCCCCGACGCGCTCGTGGGCACCTGGGCCGACCTGAAGCACGCGCGCGGCCAACTGCGCGCACGAGGCGCCCGCCTCATGCTCGACTGGGTCCCCAACCACATGGCGCCGGACTCCCCGTGGCTCGAGCGTGAGCCGGCCGCGTTCATCCACGGAACGCCGGCCGACCTCACGGCCGACGACAAGGCGTACGTCGCCGTCGGCACCGGCGTCTTCGCGCGCGGCAAGGACCCGTACTTCGCGCCGTGGCCCGACGTCGTGCAGGTCAACGCCTTCGCCCCGCAGCTGCGTGAGCTCGCCGCCCGCACGCTGACCCGCATCGCCGAGCACGCGGACGCCGTGCGCTGCGACATGGCGATGCTGATGCTCGACGACGTCGTGCGCGCGACGTGGGGCGATCGCGCGGGGCAGCCGTTGCCGACGCAGTACTGGACCGACGTCATCGCCCGGGTCCACGAGCGCAATCCCGACTTCCGGTTCGTCGCGGAGGCGTACTGGGACCGCGAGTGGGACCTGCAGCAGCTGGGCTTCGCCTACTGCTACGACAAGCGGCTGTACGACCGCATGCGTGGCGGGGACCCGGGCGCGGTCCGCGGCCACCTGGGCGCACCGCTGGACTACCAGGCCCGCCTGGTGCGGTTCCTGGAGAACCACGACGAGCCGCGGGCGGCCACGACGTTCCTGCCGGCCGGCTACGAGCGCGTCGCGGCGGTCGCGATCGCGACGCTGCCCGGGATGACGCTGTGGCACCAGGGACAGGCCGAGGGACGGCAGGTCTTCTGCCCGGTCTTCCTCGGCCGCCGCCCGGACGAGGTGCCGGACGCTGACCTGGCCGCCTTCCACCACCAGCTGTGGGCGCTCGCGGCGCGGGTGCGGGTCGGCCAGTGGAGCCTGCGCCCGGTGCACGGCTGGCCGGACAACCCCAGTGCCGACCGGCTCGCCGCGTGGACGTGGACCGACGGCGATCGGCTGAGCCTCGTCGTCGTCAACCTGTCCGAGGCACGCGCCGACGGCATGGTCGACGTCGGGCACGGCGCGGCTGCCGGCCGGCGGGTGAGGCTCACCGACCTCCTCGACGGGACGACGTACGAGCGCGATGGCGACGACCTCGCCGGCGGCGGCCTGTACGTCGCACGCGACGGCTGGGGCGCGCACGTGCTGACACTGGATGCTTCCGGCTGA
- a CDS encoding DUF695 domain-containing protein gives MGLLRRGPRIPDARAQAAAIAEFWAWWQPMGATAVARVIESGRPRRVSAYVTHRVREIHPDLDWQLGPGTSSRHQLVVTAGGDPALRAAARRWLLAAPRADEVWSYADARPPVQKPATAVLTIERKRVAMSDATAIVVRRQTCIDLSVQHPAFASLPQEHQAQATYLLLDALLGEDAVQTWIRHVEWSADVDPTAVALLRLQAMVADLEQRWRPSPDGRRPWLSTEADLEGGQSLLVGAQVPLRPVTAPWLDTHVGLHVPYVAGPDGLPDTHALEEILAFERHIDDRLGDSGHVVAHELAQGSGQLHAYVEGSTPAVDVIRAAVTGWAHGNVGVDAASDPGWTRVSHLVT, from the coding sequence ATGGGGTTGCTCCGGCGGGGTCCGCGGATCCCGGACGCGCGGGCGCAGGCCGCCGCGATCGCGGAGTTCTGGGCCTGGTGGCAGCCGATGGGGGCGACCGCGGTGGCCAGGGTCATCGAGTCGGGTCGGCCGCGCCGCGTGTCTGCGTACGTGACCCACCGCGTCCGTGAGATCCACCCTGACCTTGACTGGCAGCTGGGGCCGGGGACCAGCAGCCGCCACCAGCTCGTGGTCACCGCGGGCGGTGACCCCGCGCTGCGCGCCGCGGCTCGTCGGTGGCTGCTCGCCGCGCCGCGGGCCGACGAGGTCTGGTCGTACGCCGACGCACGGCCGCCCGTGCAGAAGCCGGCGACGGCCGTCCTCACCATCGAGCGCAAGCGCGTGGCGATGTCGGACGCGACGGCCATCGTGGTGCGCCGCCAGACCTGTATCGACCTGAGCGTGCAGCACCCGGCCTTCGCGTCGCTGCCGCAGGAGCACCAGGCGCAGGCCACGTACCTGCTGCTCGACGCGCTGCTCGGGGAGGACGCCGTCCAGACCTGGATCCGGCATGTCGAGTGGTCCGCGGACGTCGACCCGACGGCCGTCGCGCTGCTTCGTTTGCAGGCGATGGTGGCCGACCTCGAGCAGCGGTGGCGACCCAGCCCGGACGGGCGACGCCCGTGGTTGAGCACGGAGGCCGATCTCGAGGGCGGACAGTCGCTCCTGGTGGGCGCCCAGGTCCCGCTCCGGCCGGTCACGGCGCCCTGGCTGGACACCCACGTCGGCCTTCACGTGCCTTACGTCGCCGGCCCCGACGGCCTTCCCGACACGCACGCTCTGGAGGAGATCCTCGCCTTCGAGCGCCACATCGACGATCGCCTCGGCGACTCCGGGCATGTCGTCGCCCATGAGCTGGCGCAGGGGTCCGGACAGCTCCACGCCTACGTGGAGGGATCGACGCCCGCCGTCGATGTGATCCGGGCCGCGGTGACCGGTTGGGCGCACGGCAACGTCGGGGTCGACGCGGCGAGCGATCCCGGGTGGACGAGGGTCTCCCACCTGGTCACCTGA
- a CDS encoding AAA family ATPase, translating to MQLVEREEPLAALDRHLAAAAAAGRVVVLSGDAGVGKTALVTSWVRQRGGVRLHWGTCDGSATPCPLDPMLEAMPSLLAMPDLDDRFALLARVLADLRDGESSTPVLVLEDAHWADEATLDLLRAVGRRIGTTRALVVLTYRADEVTPGHPLAQLLGDLATSSLHRVEVAPLSPEGVRRLAGDASVDAALLHRRTGGNAFFVSEVLAARGEELPATVRDAVRARLARLTDGTRAALDVVAVFGRPAELDLLEALLGEGVSCLDEAVAAGVLVAQGDALRFRHELARETVDADIPPLRRLALHRQLVSVMRGPLATVDPARVAHHAEAARMGPLVVETAALAARRAAQFGGHREAVQQYQRALRFATGDDHRLPLLRGLGYELYLVGRTDEALSAFGDVLAIARQREDLLVMGTCHRWLSRLHWFAGRRAAAESHGLRALELLADAEPGLEPAMAFSNYAQLRMLADDRDGAVQWGQRAIAMGEAIGSEEVVVHALNNVGTARLRAGDGELGRQQLEESLERALAADLHEHAARAYSNLGWQAVDDYALADAERWVGAGLEFCRDRDLDSWLLYLTGNRARLRLLLGRLDEAAEDAARVLASPHVAAVNRISPLLVAGLVCARRGASLAGELDEALAVAVPTEELQRVAPVAAARAEAAWLSGDVASMDESLDQAYALALRIGSPWCRGELAVWLQLAGRLTSPPGEVAMPYALQLSGEHAAAADAWAGLGCAYHSAMALATSSSPEDVRRAVVALDTLGAPAAAARAAQHVARLGGRTVRGPRPTTRSHPAGLTAREVEVLDQLLLGSSNADIAAALGVTTRTAEHHVAAVCAKLGARTRREAAESARARGMGSHPPQGG from the coding sequence GTGCAGCTGGTCGAGCGCGAGGAGCCGTTGGCCGCCCTCGACCGCCATCTCGCCGCGGCCGCGGCCGCGGGACGCGTCGTGGTGCTCTCGGGCGACGCCGGTGTCGGCAAGACCGCTCTGGTCACCTCGTGGGTGAGGCAGCGAGGCGGCGTACGGCTCCACTGGGGCACGTGCGACGGCTCGGCGACGCCCTGTCCCCTCGACCCCATGCTCGAGGCGATGCCCTCGCTGCTCGCGATGCCCGACCTCGACGACCGATTCGCCCTGCTGGCCCGCGTCCTCGCCGACCTGCGAGACGGCGAGTCCTCGACACCAGTCCTCGTGCTCGAGGACGCGCACTGGGCGGACGAGGCGACCCTGGACCTGCTCCGCGCCGTCGGGCGCCGCATCGGCACGACCCGCGCACTGGTCGTGCTCACCTACCGGGCCGACGAGGTGACTCCGGGCCACCCGCTGGCACAGCTGCTCGGCGACCTCGCCACCTCCTCGCTGCACCGGGTCGAGGTAGCGCCTCTGTCGCCGGAGGGCGTACGCCGCCTCGCCGGGGACGCATCGGTCGACGCCGCCTTGCTCCACCGGCGTACCGGGGGCAACGCCTTCTTCGTCTCCGAGGTGCTCGCCGCCCGGGGTGAGGAGCTGCCCGCCACCGTGCGAGACGCGGTGCGGGCACGCCTCGCCCGCCTGACCGACGGCACCCGCGCTGCCCTGGACGTGGTGGCCGTGTTCGGGCGACCGGCGGAGCTCGACCTGCTCGAGGCGCTCCTGGGCGAGGGCGTCTCCTGCCTGGACGAGGCGGTCGCCGCCGGGGTGCTCGTCGCCCAGGGCGACGCGCTGCGGTTCCGGCACGAGCTGGCGCGTGAGACGGTCGACGCGGACATCCCGCCGCTGCGGCGCCTCGCCCTGCATCGCCAGCTCGTGTCGGTCATGCGCGGCCCGCTCGCCACGGTGGACCCGGCGCGGGTCGCCCACCACGCCGAGGCCGCCCGGATGGGGCCCCTCGTCGTCGAGACTGCCGCGCTGGCAGCGCGTCGGGCCGCCCAGTTCGGCGGGCACCGAGAGGCCGTCCAGCAGTACCAGCGCGCCCTGCGCTTCGCCACCGGGGACGACCACCGCCTTCCTCTGCTCCGCGGCCTCGGCTACGAGCTCTACCTGGTGGGCCGTACCGATGAGGCGCTCAGCGCCTTCGGGGACGTCCTGGCGATCGCCCGGCAGCGCGAGGACCTCCTCGTCATGGGAACCTGCCACCGGTGGCTGTCGCGGCTGCACTGGTTCGCCGGCCGACGAGCGGCCGCCGAGAGCCACGGCCTGCGCGCGCTCGAGCTGCTGGCGGACGCCGAGCCCGGCCTCGAGCCGGCGATGGCGTTCAGCAACTACGCCCAGCTGCGCATGCTCGCCGACGACCGGGACGGTGCTGTGCAGTGGGGACAGCGGGCGATCGCCATGGGCGAGGCGATCGGCAGCGAGGAGGTGGTCGTCCACGCGCTCAACAACGTGGGGACCGCGCGGCTGCGCGCCGGGGACGGCGAGCTCGGGCGGCAGCAGCTGGAGGAGAGCCTCGAGCGAGCGCTCGCGGCGGACCTGCATGAGCACGCCGCGCGCGCCTACTCCAACCTCGGCTGGCAGGCCGTGGACGACTACGCCCTCGCCGATGCCGAGCGCTGGGTCGGCGCGGGACTGGAGTTCTGCCGCGACCGTGACCTCGACTCGTGGCTGCTCTACCTCACCGGCAACCGGGCCAGGCTGCGGCTGCTGCTGGGCCGGCTGGACGAGGCCGCGGAGGACGCCGCGCGGGTCCTGGCCAGCCCCCACGTCGCCGCGGTCAACCGGATCAGCCCGCTGCTCGTCGCCGGCCTGGTCTGCGCGCGGCGGGGCGCCTCCCTCGCGGGCGAGCTCGACGAGGCGCTCGCCGTCGCCGTGCCCACCGAGGAGCTGCAGCGCGTCGCCCCGGTCGCGGCCGCGCGGGCCGAGGCCGCCTGGCTGTCCGGTGACGTCGCGTCGATGGACGAGTCGCTGGACCAGGCGTACGCGCTCGCCCTGCGGATCGGCTCGCCCTGGTGCCGCGGCGAGCTCGCGGTCTGGCTGCAGCTGGCCGGCCGGCTCACCAGCCCGCCCGGTGAGGTGGCCATGCCGTACGCCCTCCAGCTGTCGGGCGAGCACGCCGCCGCCGCCGACGCGTGGGCTGGCCTCGGCTGCGCCTACCACTCGGCGATGGCCCTGGCCACGAGCTCCTCGCCCGAGGACGTACGCCGTGCCGTCGTCGCGCTCGACACCCTGGGCGCTCCCGCCGCCGCGGCTCGGGCGGCGCAGCACGTCGCGCGCCTGGGTGGGCGGACGGTCCGTGGACCCCGGCCGACGACACGGTCCCACCCTGCGGGCCTGACGGCGCGAGAGGTCGAGGTGCTGGACCAGCTGCTGCTCGGCAGCTCGAACGCGGACATCGCGGCGGCGCTCGGGGTGACCACGCGTACGGCTGAGCATCACGTCGCCGCGGTCTGCGCCAAGCTGGGCGCCCGCACCCGCCGCGAGGCCGCCGAGTCGGCCCGGGCTCGAGGCATGGGTAGCCACCCTCCCCAAGGTGGGTAG
- a CDS encoding methyltransferase domain-containing protein, translating to MGIYGEQVLPRILNGACGGKPLRPLRQRVCDTVHGEVVEIGFGSGLNVPFYPSAVTRVAAVEPSDVGWRLADKRMRTSSVLIERAGLDGQELPFADASFDCALSTWTLCTIPDAHRALSEVRRVLKPGGTLHFVEHGLAPDEGVRRWQRRIEPTWKRLVGGCHLTRDIPELLTGAGFAIKELDSFYEVGPKFAGYASLGIATTE from the coding sequence ATGGGCATCTACGGTGAGCAGGTCCTGCCTCGGATCCTCAACGGTGCCTGCGGCGGCAAGCCGCTTCGCCCGCTTCGCCAGCGGGTCTGCGACACGGTTCACGGCGAGGTCGTCGAGATCGGCTTCGGGTCAGGGCTGAACGTCCCCTTCTATCCGTCCGCCGTCACGCGGGTGGCAGCGGTCGAGCCGTCCGACGTGGGATGGCGGCTCGCCGACAAGCGGATGCGCACGTCGTCCGTCCTCATCGAACGTGCCGGCCTCGACGGGCAGGAGCTGCCGTTCGCGGACGCGAGCTTCGACTGTGCCTTGTCGACGTGGACCCTGTGCACGATCCCGGATGCCCATCGAGCGCTGTCCGAGGTGCGACGCGTCCTCAAGCCGGGCGGGACGCTGCACTTCGTCGAGCACGGGCTCGCCCCGGACGAGGGCGTACGCCGGTGGCAGCGACGGATCGAGCCCACGTGGAAGCGGCTGGTCGGTGGCTGCCACCTCACCCGCGACATCCCTGAGCTTCTCACCGGCGCGGGCTTCGCCATCAAGGAGCTGGACAGCTTCTACGAGGTCGGGCCCAAGTTCGCGGGGTATGCCTCGCTGGGCATCGCGACCACGGAGTAG